GAAGAACGAGACCAGTAAAGGTGAATATTTCGAGTTGCTAAATGATAAATTGAAGTGATCTGAGTAGGTGCTATATCTAACTCTTGCAATGCGTAGTTTATAGAGTAGTTAACTGCGATCATCGCATCTATGCGGCCTAACAATAACATTTGAATACCTTGTTCGGTATTAATGAAGCTAATACGCTCGAGCAAAGGGTTGTCGTCTATATCAGGCCCATAAGCAGAACCACGAATAACCCCTACTCGTTTACCGGCTAACTGTGAAACATGCTGAATAGGAGCCTCTCCTGCCTTAGCCACAGCCACTATTTTCACCGTAACCACCAAACCTAAATCAACTGCAATCTTCTCAGAGTGAGGGCTAGCAAACATTACGGCAAAATCTGCACTTCCCGCCTCTATTTCTTTAATCACCCGTGGGTAAGGACGCATAGTATTGCGATACTCAACACCCGCCTCATTTGCCAGAGCTCGGGTAAAACTTGGCAATAGGCCTTGTCCGGCCAGCTCCGCGTCTTGATAGCCCCAAGGTTTTACTATGCTGGTAGAAAATTTTGCAGGTTCTAACTCACTGGCTAAGGAGCCCCAGAGAAACGCTACCATTAGCAATAACAAATAACGCATGACCAACCTTAGTTAATCTTATAAAAACTAATGGCTAAGTATAGCAAACTGCGCGCCTAGTACGCTTTGCATTACACTTGCCGCCAATTGTAGCGAGAGACCACGTTTGCCGGCGCTAACTACAATTTCTCTATGCAGCTCAGCGCTGCTATCAATAAAAGTAGGTAGACGCTTCTTCTGACCAAAGGGGCTAATGCCACCTTTAACGTAACCCGTGGTTCGCTCGGCAATTGGCACTTCTGCCATACGCATCTTCTTAATGTTAGCTGCTTTCGCCAGCGCCTTTAGATCAAGTTGGCCACTTACCGGAACTATCGCCACCACCATGTTTTTGGGGTTACTGTCATCACAGGCCACTAAGGTTTTAAATACCAGCTCTTCGGCTAAACCCAACTTTTCGGCGCTGGCTTGGCCAAAATTGGCTTGCTGCGGGTCACTCTTGTATTCCAGCAACTGAAAATCTTGTTTAGCTTTTTTAAGTTGTTGTACTGCGGGAGTCATCGCTACTGCCTCAATTTCGTGCGGCTATTTGCCAAAATCGCTGCATCAGTGGTTCGTGCAACCTTCTTGATAACATACAGATCCCCAAATCAAAAGGTTCAAGCTCCACCCCTACAGCAATACTTTGAATACGCTCGCGAACTGGGCTGTTATCTACCACTACCTCTGGCGCAATACCCACTCCACTGCCCAAGGCCACCATGCTCACAATCGCTTCATGACCAGCAACCTTGGCATACACATTAGGCGTAATACGCATCGCTTTAAACCAATGATCAATACGCGCTCGCGCTGGGCCATGCTCCGGCAAAATAAAGGGGACTTGATCCCAAGGAATAGGGTTACGCTCTAACAACTTACGCACATTGCACGACACGGTAGGGCCAATAATAGATAGCGGAATTTTACTAATACTGGCAAAGGCCATGTTTAGAGGTAACTGCTCGGGACGCGCCGCAATGGCAATATCGACCTCACCATTGGCTACCTTATCTACCGCCATAGCTACATCACCCGTGGCCAACTTAATGTCGGCATTCGGGCAAGATAAACGGTACTTATCTAAAATGTCTGGCAAGTGGCTATAACTGGCAGTAACCGAGCAATATAAGGTGAGTTCACCAGCCAGTTCGCTAGATTGCAAAGACAAATCCATTTGCAACATACGCCATTGCTCTAACCAATTTTCGGCAAAGCTACGAAAACGCTGCCCCGCTTGCGTGAGGTGCACACTACGTTTATCACGAGTAAACAAGGCACTGCCTAGTTCATCCTCAAGCCGCTGAATCACTCGGCTTAAGGTAGACGCGCTCACATGCATAGACTGGCTAGTTTTAGCAAAGTGCAAGCTGTGGCTTAAATGCAAAAACAGCTCTACGCTTCGAACATCCACGACACACTCCTTAAACTAATGCAGCAAATCACTATTTCATTTTCTGCAATACAATATCCCAAAAACATCATTTTACGCAATGCACCTTTCGGTTTATATTGAGCCCATCACGAGACAGGTATAAAGAAACGCACTCAGAAAAGAAGTGCATCGGGATCTCGTAAACACAACAACACCATCATCATTTGATTAACGCTATTTTTATGGAGTCGAACATGGCTAATTATTTCAACACCCTAAGCCTACGCCAAAAGCTAGAGCAATTAGGTAAATGTCGTTTTATGGATCGCAGCGAATTTGCTGATGGTTGTAACTTTATTAAAGACTGGAACATCGTAGTTGTTGGTTGTGGCGCTCAAGGCCTAAACCAAGGTCTAAACATGCGTGATTCTGGCCTAAACATTTCTTACGCTTTACGCGATGCTGCAATTAAAGAGAAGCGTGCTTCTTTTGTTCAAGCTACCGACAACGGTTTTACAGTAGGTACTTACGAAGAACTTATCCCACAAGCGGATATGGTTCTTAACCTTACTCCAGACAAGCAGCACAGCAACGTTGTTGAAACTGTAATGCCGTTAATGAAGAAAGGTTCTACCCTAGCTTACTCACACGGCTTCAACATTGTTGAAGAAGGCATGCAAGTACGTGAAGACATTACCGTAGTAATGGTTGCACCTAAGTGTCCAGGTACTGAAGTACGTGAAGAATACAAACGTGGTTTTGGTGTTC
The Agarivorans aestuarii DNA segment above includes these coding regions:
- the ybaK gene encoding Cys-tRNA(Pro) deacylase: MTPAVQQLKKAKQDFQLLEYKSDPQQANFGQASAEKLGLAEELVFKTLVACDDSNPKNMVVAIVPVSGQLDLKALAKAANIKKMRMAEVPIAERTTGYVKGGISPFGQKKRLPTFIDSSAELHREIVVSAGKRGLSLQLAASVMQSVLGAQFAILSH
- a CDS encoding substrate-binding periplasmic protein, which translates into the protein MRYLLLLMVAFLWGSLASELEPAKFSTSIVKPWGYQDAELAGQGLLPSFTRALANEAGVEYRNTMRPYPRVIKEIEAGSADFAVMFASPHSEKIAVDLGLVVTVKIVAVAKAGEAPIQHVSQLAGKRVGVIRGSAYGPDIDDNPLLERISFINTEQGIQMLLLGRIDAMIAVNYSINYALQELDIAPTQITSIYHLATRNIHLYWSRSSSQIEQANRLQLALARLREDGVLDKIFALDGTLANHY
- the ilvY gene encoding HTH-type transcriptional activator IlvY, which gives rise to MDVRSVELFLHLSHSLHFAKTSQSMHVSASTLSRVIQRLEDELGSALFTRDKRSVHLTQAGQRFRSFAENWLEQWRMLQMDLSLQSSELAGELTLYCSVTASYSHLPDILDKYRLSCPNADIKLATGDVAMAVDKVANGEVDIAIAARPEQLPLNMAFASISKIPLSIIGPTVSCNVRKLLERNPIPWDQVPFILPEHGPARARIDHWFKAMRITPNVYAKVAGHEAIVSMVALGSGVGIAPEVVVDNSPVRERIQSIAVGVELEPFDLGICMLSRRLHEPLMQRFWQIAARN